From the Gallaecimonas mangrovi genome, one window contains:
- a CDS encoding GNAT family N-acetyltransferase, whose protein sequence is MKDINTLKAQAASSWQRRLLLLAGDKAQHLEQAKALFTAARQPLWLGGEGIKANEARHYLGQECDLLVVDWHSGLHLNALGALSGCLSGGGLLVLLTPPLALLAAQSALGAWLASQLRQFQQHAGAPYQPVAGLTADQQQALAAGIKVLSGHRGRPLVLTADRGRGKTALLGTLAAEALKAGRSPVVVTAPRFEALAPLFAFAKQQLPSADMAGQSLHWQGHCLHFYPPDRLLAEKPEAALLLVDEAAAIPTPQLDAFASHYKRLVFSSTLHGYEGSGRGFALRFLPKLKARYPGTQQLHLTTPVRWAPGCPVEKLVNQLLLLAAEPDVCPKGPVALHWLTAAELVARPTWLKAAMGLLVSAHYQTSPADIEHWLTDPAVQFVLACRQDKVLGVVALVAEGGLDAELCQAIYLGQRRPKGHLVLQSLSSHMGFKEAPSFTGMRVMRIAVSEQRQGLGSWLLEELERRFGLLLVSFAGDTDLVRFWRRAGWQPLRLGTSVDAASGLASVMMAKAQTDAAAVFVSQVEARFWETLPWQQPLPKELINGLFQGASSPPLSSHDQAELKRFAQGGGSIDTLRLPLWRLGWHLAAKGQCPALLLALLSGTPIKQLGPRKAVLTELRRDVAQRVP, encoded by the coding sequence ATGAAGGATATCAACACCTTAAAAGCACAAGCTGCCAGCAGTTGGCAACGGCGTTTACTGTTGCTGGCTGGCGATAAAGCGCAGCATCTCGAGCAAGCCAAAGCGCTTTTTACAGCCGCCAGGCAACCGCTTTGGCTCGGTGGCGAAGGCATTAAGGCCAATGAAGCGCGGCACTACCTCGGCCAAGAATGTGACTTGCTGGTGGTGGATTGGCATAGCGGCTTGCACCTAAATGCTTTGGGCGCCTTGTCGGGCTGCCTTAGTGGCGGCGGCTTGCTGGTATTGCTCACCCCGCCATTGGCGCTACTGGCAGCGCAAAGCGCGCTGGGTGCTTGGTTGGCATCGCAGTTACGGCAATTTCAGCAGCACGCTGGTGCGCCATACCAGCCTGTAGCTGGCTTAACGGCAGACCAGCAACAGGCTTTGGCGGCTGGCATTAAGGTGCTCAGTGGCCACCGGGGCCGACCCTTAGTGCTGACGGCCGACCGCGGCCGCGGTAAAACTGCATTATTGGGTACCTTGGCGGCCGAGGCCCTTAAAGCCGGGCGCAGCCCTGTTGTGGTAACGGCGCCCCGCTTTGAAGCCTTGGCCCCGCTGTTTGCCTTTGCCAAACAACAATTGCCCAGTGCTGACATGGCCGGGCAGAGCCTGCATTGGCAAGGCCATTGCTTACACTTTTACCCGCCCGACCGCCTGCTGGCTGAAAAGCCCGAGGCGGCATTGCTACTGGTCGATGAAGCCGCAGCCATTCCCACCCCGCAGCTAGATGCTTTTGCCAGTCATTACAAAAGGCTGGTTTTCTCCAGTACCTTGCATGGCTACGAAGGCTCGGGGCGCGGCTTTGCGCTGCGTTTTTTGCCGAAGCTCAAGGCGCGTTATCCCGGTACTCAGCAGTTACATCTGACAACGCCGGTGCGCTGGGCTCCCGGTTGCCCGGTAGAAAAGCTGGTTAACCAACTGCTGTTACTGGCTGCCGAGCCGGATGTTTGCCCCAAAGGCCCGGTGGCGCTGCACTGGTTAACTGCCGCCGAACTGGTGGCCAGACCCACCTGGCTCAAGGCGGCGATGGGGCTTTTGGTCAGTGCTCACTATCAAACTTCGCCTGCTGATATCGAGCATTGGTTAACTGACCCTGCGGTGCAATTTGTGCTGGCATGCCGCCAGGACAAGGTGCTGGGGGTGGTGGCACTGGTGGCTGAAGGCGGCCTTGATGCTGAACTTTGTCAGGCAATTTATCTAGGCCAGCGCCGGCCCAAAGGGCACTTGGTGTTGCAGTCTCTTAGTAGCCACATGGGGTTTAAAGAGGCGCCTTCTTTTACCGGCATGCGGGTGATGCGGATTGCCGTGTCCGAGCAGCGCCAGGGGCTGGGCAGCTGGTTGCTTGAAGAGCTGGAACGCCGTTTTGGTCTACTGCTGGTGAGCTTTGCTGGCGATACCGATTTAGTGCGTTTTTGGCGCCGCGCCGGCTGGCAGCCTTTGCGGCTTGGCACCAGCGTTGATGCGGCATCAGGCTTGGCGTCGGTGATGATGGCGAAAGCGCAAACCGATGCGGCCGCGGTCTTTGTTAGCCAGGTGGAAGCGCGATTTTGGGAAACCTTGCCCTGGCAGCAACCCTTGCCGAAAGAGCTAATAAATGGCCTTTTTCAAGGGGCAAGCAGCCCGCCACTGAGTTCACATGACCAAGCGGAGCTAAAACGTTTTGCCCAAGGCGGCGGCAGTATCGATACCCTGCGGCTGCCGTTATGGCGTTTGGGGTGGCACTTGGCGGCGAAGGGCCAATGCCCAGCGCTGCTGCTGGCACTGCTAAGTGGTACTCCCATAAAACAGCTAGGACCGCGAAAAGCGGTCCTGACTGAATTACGACGGGATGTGGCTCAGCGGGTGCCGTAA
- the crp gene encoding cAMP-activated global transcriptional regulator CRP yields the protein MAILGRIPTDPVLERFLSHCHVKQYGAKAPIIHQGEKADTLYYVVKGSVVVLIKDDEGKEMILSYLNQGDFFGELGIFEEEPVRTAWVRTKSQCQIAEMSYQKFRQIIQQDPEILFKLSTQMAKRLSFTSRKVGDLAFLDVAGRIAQTLLNLAKQPDAMTHPDGMQIKITRQEIGQIVGCSRETVGRVLKMLEEQNLIHARGKTIVVYGTR from the coding sequence ATGGCAATCCTTGGTCGCATACCTACCGACCCCGTGCTGGAACGGTTTCTCTCCCACTGCCATGTCAAACAATACGGTGCCAAAGCCCCCATCATTCATCAGGGTGAAAAGGCGGACACACTTTACTACGTGGTAAAGGGTTCGGTGGTGGTACTGATTAAGGATGATGAAGGCAAAGAGATGATCCTGTCCTACCTCAACCAGGGGGACTTTTTCGGAGAACTCGGGATTTTTGAAGAAGAGCCAGTGCGTACCGCCTGGGTCAGAACCAAGAGTCAATGTCAGATAGCGGAAATGAGCTATCAGAAATTTCGCCAGATCATCCAGCAAGACCCGGAGATCCTGTTCAAGCTGAGCACTCAGATGGCTAAGCGTCTGAGCTTTACCAGCCGTAAAGTGGGCGATTTGGCCTTCCTTGACGTGGCTGGCCGCATTGCACAGACCTTACTGAATCTGGCTAAACAGCCCGACGCTATGACCCACCCCGACGGCATGCAAATTAAGATCACCCGTCAGGAGATTGGCCAAATAGTGGGTTGCTCCCGTGAAACCGTGGGCCGAGTGCTAAAAATGCTCGAAGAGCAGAACCTCATCCACGCCAGGGGCAAAACCATCGTGGTTTACGGCACCCGCTGA
- a CDS encoding OsmC family protein — protein sequence MEAKVRWLEGMQFLGTSGSGHQVLMDGDNPGKGASPLEMVLLAVGGCSSVDVVSILQKARQDVTDCEVEIKAVRADDHPRVFTDIELVFVVTGHGVQEKHVERAVSLSMDKYCSVSKMLEKAANVRHSYRIVDLP from the coding sequence ATGGAAGCGAAGGTTCGGTGGCTTGAGGGGATGCAGTTTTTAGGCACCAGTGGCAGTGGCCACCAGGTGTTGATGGACGGCGATAACCCCGGGAAAGGTGCCAGCCCGCTGGAAATGGTGCTGCTGGCGGTAGGCGGCTGTAGCTCGGTGGATGTGGTGTCCATTTTGCAAAAGGCTCGCCAAGACGTGACCGACTGCGAGGTTGAGATCAAAGCGGTGCGCGCTGACGATCACCCGCGGGTTTTCACCGATATAGAACTGGTTTTCGTGGTAACCGGCCATGGGGTTCAGGAAAAGCACGTTGAGCGTGCTGTTAGCCTGTCCATGGACAAATACTGTTCGGTATCGAAGATGCTGGAAAAGGCGGCCAATGTGCGCCACAGCTACCGCATCGTCGACCTACCGTAA
- the speD gene encoding adenosylmethionine decarboxylase: MEESKLKLHGFNNLTKSLSFCLYDICYAKTEKQRQEYIEYIDEQYNADRLTDILTEVCDIIGANILNVARQDYDPQGASVTILVSEEPLKDSQQVDTSEKPGPIPADSSVVAHLNKSHICVHTYPEVHPDDGICTFRADIEVSTCGVISPLKALNYLIHALESDIVTVDYRVRGFTRDVRGTKHYIDHEINSIQNFLSEDTKSQYQMVDVNMYQENIFHTKMMLKDYDLNHYLFGVDKNDLTGNEIEEITEKLWKEMQEIYYGRNIPDIK, from the coding sequence GTGGAAGAGTCCAAACTCAAGCTGCACGGCTTTAACAATCTGACTAAAAGCCTCAGTTTCTGTCTGTACGACATCTGCTATGCCAAGACGGAAAAGCAGCGTCAGGAGTACATTGAGTACATTGATGAGCAGTACAATGCCGATCGTTTGACCGACATTCTGACCGAGGTGTGTGACATCATCGGTGCCAATATTCTCAATGTAGCTCGCCAGGACTACGACCCCCAAGGGGCCTCGGTCACCATCTTGGTGTCTGAAGAGCCGCTGAAGGACTCCCAGCAGGTGGATACTTCCGAAAAGCCCGGCCCCATTCCGGCGGACTCTTCCGTAGTAGCGCATCTGAATAAATCCCACATCTGTGTTCACACCTATCCGGAAGTGCACCCCGATGATGGTATCTGTACCTTCCGTGCCGATATCGAAGTGTCGACTTGTGGCGTTATCTCACCACTGAAGGCGCTGAACTACCTTATTCATGCCCTTGAATCCGATATCGTCACCGTCGATTACCGGGTGCGTGGCTTTACCCGCGATGTGCGTGGCACTAAGCACTATATCGACCACGAAATTAACTCCATCCAGAACTTCTTGTCTGAAGACACCAAAAGTCAGTACCAGATGGTGGATGTGAACATGTACCAAGAGAACATCTTCCACACCAAGATGATGCTCAAGGATTACGACCTTAACCATTACCTATTCGGCGTTGATAAGAACGACCTAACCGGTAATGAGATAGAAGAAATCACTGAGAAACTCTGGAAAGAAATGCAGGAAATTTACTACGGCCGTAACATTCCGGACATCAAGTAA
- a CDS encoding NINE protein: MQLTDTHSKLLGYLLWLFGFTGSHRFYYGKPITGTLWFFTFGLFLIGWLVDLFLIPGMDDEADQRFIPGPIDYSVAWLLLTFLGLFGLHRFYQGKIISGLIYLLTLGLFGFGILYDFWTLNQQISEKNSLFRR, encoded by the coding sequence ATGCAACTTACCGATACGCACTCCAAACTCCTTGGTTACCTTCTGTGGCTATTCGGCTTTACCGGCTCGCACCGGTTCTACTACGGCAAACCCATTACCGGCACCCTTTGGTTTTTCACCTTCGGCTTGTTTTTGATTGGCTGGCTAGTGGATTTATTCCTCATTCCAGGCATGGACGACGAAGCCGACCAACGCTTTATTCCCGGCCCTATCGATTACAGTGTCGCTTGGCTGTTATTAACCTTTTTAGGCCTCTTTGGCCTTCACCGCTTTTACCAGGGCAAAATCATCAGCGGCCTGATTTATCTGCTGACCTTAGGCCTGTTCGGCTTTGGCATTCTTTACGACTTTTGGACCCTTAATCAGCAGATTTCCGAGAAAAACAGCCTTTTTCGCCGCTAA
- a CDS encoding DEAD/DEAH box helicase, with protein sequence MSATFSELSLPQPIMQALEKMGFVTPSPIQASCIPLLMEGRDVLGIAQTGTGKTAAFGLPLLSSIDTNHGVPQMLVLAPTRELAQQVAGALEDFGRFMTGLKVVTLYGGSPFGPQRGDLRRGAQVVVATPGRLIDHLDRGSLTLDTIKAVVLDEADEMLRMGFIEDVERILGETPDERQTALFSATLPPMIRNLVAKFMGDYQEVKVSAPAQTVDRITQKGMMVFEEHKPAVLTRVLEVEEFDAAIIFARTKDATVSLAEHLNNSGFKATAMNGDLGQKEREAAVEALKDGRLDIVVATDVAARGLDVERIGLVVNYDIPREPDAYVHRIGRTGRAGRTGTAVLLYTPRERFLLGRIEKVTRQKVDAIELPSSDTIFERRLEKLKTGLAAAEHQQRLELVARLGEELELDANELAASLLALLEGHQPLTVVGAEPKMPSARGPRDDRPRREFDRDGRRGDRRNDRNDRGERRERRFDRNDERPRRERSERPERNNADMEAYRLDVGRSHGATPRHIVGAIANEAKISSKYIGQIKIHDEHSVVMLPKGMPKDIERQFQRVFICSRPMKLRLVDGSNN encoded by the coding sequence ATGTCTGCGACCTTTTCCGAACTTTCCTTGCCTCAGCCGATTATGCAAGCCTTGGAGAAAATGGGTTTCGTTACGCCGTCCCCCATCCAAGCCAGTTGTATCCCGCTGCTTATGGAAGGTCGCGATGTTCTGGGCATAGCACAGACCGGTACCGGTAAAACCGCTGCTTTTGGTCTGCCGCTGCTCTCTAGCATCGATACCAACCATGGCGTTCCGCAAATGTTGGTATTGGCCCCAACCCGTGAGCTTGCCCAACAGGTTGCTGGCGCCTTAGAAGATTTTGGCCGTTTTATGACGGGCCTGAAAGTGGTCACCTTGTACGGTGGTTCACCTTTTGGTCCCCAGCGCGGCGACTTGCGCCGCGGTGCTCAGGTGGTGGTTGCTACCCCTGGCCGTTTGATTGACCACTTAGACCGTGGTTCTTTGACCCTGGATACCATCAAAGCGGTGGTGCTGGATGAAGCCGACGAAATGCTGCGCATGGGCTTTATCGAAGACGTTGAGCGTATTCTGGGTGAAACCCCGGACGAGCGTCAGACCGCACTGTTCTCCGCCACCCTGCCGCCGATGATCCGCAACCTGGTTGCCAAATTCATGGGCGACTACCAGGAAGTGAAGGTTTCTGCGCCGGCGCAAACTGTCGATCGCATTACCCAAAAAGGCATGATGGTGTTCGAAGAGCACAAGCCTGCGGTATTGACCCGGGTGCTGGAAGTGGAAGAGTTCGACGCGGCCATCATCTTTGCCCGCACCAAAGACGCCACCGTGTCTTTGGCTGAGCACCTTAACAACAGTGGCTTTAAAGCTACCGCCATGAACGGCGACTTGGGCCAGAAAGAGCGTGAAGCCGCCGTTGAAGCCCTGAAAGATGGCCGCTTGGACATCGTGGTAGCAACCGACGTTGCCGCCCGTGGCTTGGACGTAGAGCGCATTGGTTTGGTGGTGAACTACGATATCCCCCGCGAGCCAGATGCTTACGTGCACCGTATCGGCCGTACTGGCCGTGCTGGCCGTACCGGCACCGCGGTATTGTTGTACACCCCGCGTGAGCGTTTCTTGCTGGGCCGCATTGAGAAAGTGACTCGCCAAAAGGTAGATGCTATTGAGCTGCCAAGCAGCGATACCATTTTCGAGCGCCGTTTAGAGAAACTGAAAACCGGCCTGGCCGCTGCTGAGCATCAACAGCGTCTGGAATTGGTTGCCCGTTTAGGTGAAGAGCTGGAGCTGGACGCTAACGAATTGGCGGCAAGCTTGCTGGCACTGCTGGAAGGCCACCAACCGCTGACAGTGGTGGGTGCCGAACCGAAAATGCCAAGCGCCCGTGGCCCACGTGATGACCGTCCGCGCCGTGAATTTGACCGTGACGGCCGCCGTGGCGATCGTCGCAATGACCGTAACGACCGTGGTGAGCGTCGTGAGCGCCGCTTTGACCGCAACGACGAGCGTCCGCGTCGCGAGCGCAGCGAACGCCCTGAGCGCAACAATGCCGACATGGAAGCGTACCGCCTGGATGTAGGCCGTAGCCATGGTGCTACTCCTCGTCATATCGTTGGCGCCATTGCCAACGAAGCGAAGATCAGCTCCAAGTACATTGGCCAGATTAAAATTCACGACGAGCACAGCGTAGTGATGCTGCCCAAGGGTATGCCGAAGGATATCGAGCGTCAGTTCCAGCGCGTGTTTATCTGCTCGCGGCCGATGAAACTGCGCCTGGTTGATGGCAGCAACAACTGA
- a CDS encoding MDR family MFS transporter: MSALEVQAQRFGPSYRYLITLTVMLGTMATTSTATIVNVALTDIMGAFGMGTDQIQWLSTGFLAAMTATMLMTAWAINHLGYKATFNIGMLVFVAGSLLGAVSTGSGTVILARVIQGAASGVLQPFAMVVVSQVFPAEQRGKAMGIFGMGVVLAPALGPTVGGILVDQYSWRDVFLVVVPFCVLGVMAGNVLLPSRDHSPDKPRVPFDLLGFVLLCIALTLLLTGLSNGQRYGWQSDSILGCFVGSLVATGLFIWWELSCRYPLLELRVFGVGQFTAACVVAFALGAGIYGSTYIVPLFLQTVQGYTATRSGMLMMPAGLILTVIFPLAGQLTDKVQPHIPIIAGLALFGVSCWLSQGVDIDTSFLQMAIWVLIGRIGLGLMLPALNAGGLRTLPAEYLAQGAGSLNFIRQLGGAFGVNLLSVLVDRRTFLHSDALAQTLTTDNWALAEEVRRLGLFFSHWGNPFGYTLPLKINPGILEYMERVVLPKARLLAYQDGFLAVSILFFLTIIPAWLMGQRRRKA; this comes from the coding sequence ATGTCGGCGCTTGAGGTTCAGGCCCAGCGGTTTGGGCCTAGCTATCGTTACCTCATCACCTTAACGGTGATGCTGGGCACCATGGCCACCACCTCTACCGCCACCATCGTGAATGTCGCCCTGACCGACATCATGGGCGCCTTCGGTATGGGCACCGACCAAATACAGTGGCTTTCTACCGGCTTTTTGGCCGCCATGACCGCCACCATGTTGATGACGGCTTGGGCCATTAACCACCTGGGCTACAAGGCTACCTTCAACATTGGCATGCTGGTGTTTGTGGCCGGTTCTTTGTTAGGAGCCGTCAGTACCGGTAGCGGTACGGTGATCTTGGCCAGGGTTATTCAAGGCGCGGCATCCGGGGTGCTGCAGCCCTTTGCCATGGTGGTGGTATCGCAGGTGTTTCCCGCCGAGCAGCGCGGCAAGGCGATGGGGATCTTCGGTATGGGGGTGGTGTTAGCCCCCGCCCTTGGCCCGACCGTTGGCGGTATTCTGGTTGACCAATACAGCTGGCGCGACGTGTTTTTGGTGGTGGTGCCCTTTTGCGTTTTGGGCGTCATGGCGGGCAATGTATTGCTGCCGTCTCGCGACCACAGCCCCGACAAACCGCGAGTGCCTTTTGACCTGTTAGGCTTTGTACTGCTCTGTATCGCCTTAACCTTGCTACTGACCGGCCTGTCTAATGGCCAGCGCTATGGCTGGCAGTCAGACAGCATTCTTGGCTGTTTTGTCGGCTCCCTTGTCGCCACCGGGCTCTTTATTTGGTGGGAACTCAGTTGCCGCTACCCGCTGCTAGAGCTGCGGGTGTTTGGTGTTGGCCAGTTTACCGCCGCCTGTGTTGTTGCTTTCGCCCTAGGCGCCGGGATCTACGGCTCAACTTACATCGTTCCGCTCTTTTTGCAGACGGTGCAGGGCTACACCGCCACCCGTTCCGGGATGCTGATGATGCCCGCCGGGCTCATTCTCACCGTTATCTTCCCGTTAGCAGGCCAGCTTACCGACAAGGTGCAACCGCACATTCCGATCATCGCCGGTTTGGCGCTGTTTGGGGTGTCGTGCTGGCTATCGCAAGGGGTGGATATTGATACATCCTTTTTGCAGATGGCAATTTGGGTGCTGATTGGCCGCATTGGTTTGGGGCTGATGCTACCGGCACTAAACGCAGGGGGCTTGCGGACACTGCCAGCCGAATACCTGGCACAAGGGGCCGGCAGCCTGAACTTTATCCGCCAACTGGGCGGTGCCTTCGGGGTGAACTTGCTGTCGGTACTGGTCGATAGGCGTACCTTCTTGCACTCCGATGCGCTGGCACAAACCCTGACCACCGATAACTGGGCACTGGCAGAGGAAGTGCGGCGCTTGGGGCTGTTTTTCAGCCATTGGGGAAACCCCTTTGGTTACACCCTGCCACTGAAAATAAACCCCGGCATTTTGGAGTACATGGAGCGCGTAGTGCTGCCAAAAGCCAGGCTGCTGGCTTACCAAGATGGCTTTTTAGCAGTGTCGATTTTGTTCTTCCTGACCATTATTCCCGCTTGGCTGATGGGTCAGCGGCGCCGAAAAGCCTAA
- a CDS encoding HlyD family secretion protein, with translation MSSTSSTPRRLSKKTWIFAGSALVIVAVVVLWLTSKAGKVHGNDARIEGEVLNISSRLDGWVTKRPVTEGDHIKKGQLLAVVDDRTSTLDLSTITAQIGAAEETVNQLQAEKDLTDKQNSAAVDEAQANLQAAKASMNTADHQLTLAQSTFKRTDKLLKKGLTNHQQWDDDHTALLQASDQQQQAQADYSAAQAKLSKAQATLGQTTVLNSQIQVEQQQIQALKSQAAQTRQNIADLKLLSPIDGVVDKTLIDNGDYAQAGQWLMLIHDPSKLWVEANIKETKIGSIKVGQTVDIHVDAYPNATFTGTVTRVGNAATNQFALLPSPNPSGNFTKITQRVPVRIHFDHLDPRLKPGLMVEVDIHVGA, from the coding sequence GTGAGTAGTACCTCCTCGACACCACGCCGGTTATCCAAAAAAACATGGATCTTCGCGGGTTCGGCACTGGTGATTGTTGCCGTTGTTGTGCTTTGGCTGACCAGTAAAGCAGGCAAGGTTCACGGTAATGACGCCCGTATAGAAGGTGAAGTGTTGAATATCTCCAGCCGCTTGGACGGTTGGGTAACCAAGCGTCCGGTCACCGAGGGCGACCATATCAAAAAAGGCCAGCTGTTAGCGGTGGTTGATGACCGCACCAGCACCTTGGATTTAAGTACCATTACCGCCCAAATTGGCGCCGCTGAAGAAACCGTCAACCAGTTGCAGGCCGAAAAAGACCTCACCGATAAACAAAACAGCGCGGCCGTTGACGAGGCGCAAGCCAACCTGCAAGCCGCCAAGGCGTCGATGAATACCGCCGACCATCAGCTGACCCTGGCGCAAAGTACCTTTAAACGTACCGACAAGCTGTTGAAAAAAGGCCTGACCAATCACCAACAATGGGACGACGACCATACCGCACTGTTGCAAGCGTCCGATCAGCAGCAGCAGGCACAGGCCGACTACAGTGCCGCCCAGGCAAAACTGTCTAAAGCCCAGGCAACACTGGGACAAACCACGGTTTTAAATAGCCAAATTCAGGTTGAGCAGCAACAAATTCAAGCACTGAAATCGCAAGCGGCGCAAACTCGTCAAAACATTGCTGACCTGAAACTACTCTCGCCTATTGATGGTGTGGTCGATAAAACCCTTATCGACAACGGCGATTATGCCCAGGCTGGGCAATGGTTGATGCTCATTCACGACCCAAGCAAGCTGTGGGTTGAAGCCAATATCAAAGAAACCAAAATCGGCAGTATCAAAGTTGGCCAAACCGTTGATATTCATGTTGATGCTTACCCCAATGCCACCTTCACCGGCACCGTGACCCGGGTTGGCAATGCCGCCACCAACCAGTTTGCCTTGCTGCCTAGCCCTAACCCGTCAGGTAACTTCACCAAAATCACCCAGCGGGTGCCGGTGCGTATTCACTTTGACCATCTCGACCCGCGCCTCAAACCTGGCTTGATGGTAGAGGTGGATATCCATGTCGGCGCTTGA
- a CDS encoding MarR family winged helix-turn-helix transcriptional regulator, with product MKPEHLNLGAQIAQIGRQWRLTLDKKLHPFGLTQATWLPLWCIKRNETALRQKDLAAQLGVDGSALVRILDTLEKQEFIYRQEGEDRRAKTLHLTDKGRQITSTVDDVVNDVRLQVLGPINESDLDITQAVLKGILQSLCNLEKEKKQ from the coding sequence ATGAAGCCAGAACATTTAAATCTAGGGGCGCAGATCGCTCAGATCGGCCGCCAGTGGCGGCTGACGCTGGATAAAAAGTTGCATCCCTTTGGGCTGACACAAGCAACCTGGTTGCCGCTGTGGTGCATAAAGCGCAACGAAACAGCGCTTCGCCAAAAGGATTTAGCCGCCCAGTTAGGCGTCGACGGCTCAGCCTTGGTGCGTATTCTCGATACGCTTGAAAAACAAGAATTTATTTATCGCCAAGAAGGTGAAGACAGGCGCGCAAAAACCTTACACCTGACCGACAAAGGTCGGCAGATCACCTCAACAGTAGATGACGTGGTGAACGATGTTCGGCTGCAGGTGTTAGGCCCTATCAACGAATCAGACCTCGATATAACCCAGGCCGTGCTCAAAGGCATATTGCAAAGCCTATGCAACCTGGAGAAGGAGAAAAAACAGTGA